GGCCAGCATGTCGCCGCCGCATCGATCGGCGATGGCGGCAATCGCCAGTTCCTGCTGCTCACCTTGCCGACAGGCGGCGGCCCACTGAAGGTCGAGACGACGTCAAGAAGCACCAACCCGGTAGCCGGTATTGCCGCGGCCTATGCCGGCCTCATGGACGTGTTCAAGACCGCAGCCTGAGCATTCCACGCGGGATCGTTTTTAGTGATCGGAAGGCCAGCTCTGGGCTACTGGCGAAGGCTTGCGCAACGGGTTCTCCAGACACATTTTAGAGACATGGGAAGCATCCCGCACGCTCTCAATCGGACTGTGCTCCCAATCGAACAAGGAGAACCCCGCATGGACCAGATCGCCAACCCCGCCCCCGGCTTTCAGAGCAATCCCGGCAAGGTCATCACCGTCGAACCCTATCGCGGTACCGTGGTCGTGCGTGCCGGCGATACGGTGATCGCCTCATCGACGCGGGCGAAGCTTCTGTCCGAACCGCCCTACCGCCAGGCATTCTACATCCCCTTCGAAGACATCGACTTCACCCAGCTCGGCAAAACCACCCTGTCGACCCACTGCCCCTACAAGGGCGACGCCAGCTACTGGAGCGTGCTGCCGGCCAGCGAGACCGGCAAGGACGCAATGTGGGGCTATGAGCAGCCGTTCGACGAAATGGCTGAGATTCGCGACCACGGCGCCTTCTATCCCGACAGGGTGACGATCGAAGCAGCACCGGCCTGAGCA
This region of Mesorhizobium sp. C432A genomic DNA includes:
- a CDS encoding DUF427 domain-containing protein, with amino-acid sequence MDQIANPAPGFQSNPGKVITVEPYRGTVVVRAGDTVIASSTRAKLLSEPPYRQAFYIPFEDIDFTQLGKTTLSTHCPYKGDASYWSVLPASETGKDAMWGYEQPFDEMAEIRDHGAFYPDRVTIEAAPA